A genomic window from Salvia hispanica cultivar TCC Black 2014 chromosome 5, UniMelb_Shisp_WGS_1.0, whole genome shotgun sequence includes:
- the LOC125186833 gene encoding probable ADP-ribosylation factor GTPase-activating protein AGD11 isoform X1, which yields MKTTPHKLKILQCVVYSGSSSCLKMETSSNWSRYSKKWKNSALGARARLEALLSEATNATCADCGAPDPKWVSLTTGAFICIKCSGVHRSLGVHISQVFSVNLDEWTHEQVDGITEMGGNGVVNLKYEAQIPDKYKKPNPNSSAQERTDFIRRKYELHEFFNTPPSSSYHQSCDKKHHNEKPAIHERSHHKKRSEHKSHKKPNSSQAGMVEFVGLIKVSILRGTNLVVRDMVTSDPYVVLSLGNQSMKTRVIKNNINPVWNECLMLSIPSDIPPLKLFLCWQDVYDKDTFSTDDFMGDAVIDIEPLLSVARATESSSTGAVTFQPGRVKQVVCISLQNVERGSIEIELECMPLTQ from the exons ATGAAGACAACACCACACAAACTAAAGATTCTCCAG TGTGTTGTTTACTCAGGTTCCTCCTCCTGTCTTAAAATGGAGACCTCTTCAAATTGGAGTCGCTACTCAAAGAAATGGAAGAATTCTGCTTTAG GTGCACGTGCGAGGCTGGAGGCTTTATTATCTGAAGCTACCAATGCAACTTGTGCAGACTGTGGTGCACCAGATCCCAAATGGGT ATCTCTTACTACTGGAGCTTTTATTTGTATCAAATGTTCTGGAGTTCATAGAAGCCTTGGAGTGCATATATCACAG GTATTCTCTGTGAATCTTGATGAATGGACACACGAGCAAGTTGATGGTATAACTGAAATGGGTGGAAATGGTGTTGTGAACTTGAAATATGAAGCCCAAATTCCTGACAAGTATAAAAAACCAAATCCCAACTCTAGTGCTCAGGAGCGGACTGACTTCATAAG gAGAAAATACGAGCTTCACGAGTTCTTCAACACTCCTCCGTCTTCTTCCTACCACCAAAGTTGCGATAAGAAACACCATAATGAGAAACCCGCAATCCATGAGCGTAGTCACCACAAGAAAAGATCGGAACATAAGTCTCACAAGAAACCTAACTCAAGCCAG GCAGGTATGGTCGAATTTGTAGGGCTGATTAAGGTGAGTATACTGCGAGGCACCAACCTAGTCGTCCGGGATATGGTGACTAGTGACCCCTACGTAGTCCTCTCACTCGGAAATCAG TCAATGAAGACGCGggttataaaaaataacatcaacCCTGTATGGAATGAATGCCTAATGTTGTCAATTCCATCAGATATACCTCCTTTGAAGTTG TTTTTATGTTGGCAGGATGTGTATGACAAGGATACATTCTCAACAGATGATTTTATGGGGGACGCTGTGATTGATATCGAACCACTGCTGTCGGTTGCTAGGGCTACAGAGTCATCCTCCACCGGTGCGGTCACGTTCCAACCGGGTAGAGTTAAGCAAGTTGTTTGCATTTCTTTACAGAATGTTGAACGAGGTTCAATCGAGATCGAGCTTGAGTGTATGCCTCTCACGCAATAG
- the LOC125186062 gene encoding U-box domain-containing protein 44-like isoform X2 yields the protein MEDFESSTINSRSSSSIQTEVIAEFIGKLSPILSEIRGCVEAAEVPALEKAIASLESDYDRARAAVDSPPKNIESLIQNLGRSLGLTLFASHEAPLSNKDKVEALCREMMNVRFESSSWDFANEAVETELETEDETGDETGDETGEKIGEKTGEIMEETRELTVDEAILELKYGREEGFKNALFVLDGFLKDGMISSEMILDEDVVRILCCRLASCKGNDRLIIIRMLRYISQHNHHHKEKMKDSEFLSALVKSLARDAEEQKEAVGLLLSLCDDDAGVIRRIGRIQGCIVMLVAISNLDDEEASHDARMLLNIMSTNTQHALHMAEAGYFKPLITYLKQGSEMSKVLMASAVSRLELTDQNKAALGEQGAIEPLVSMFKEGNLEAKLSALNALQSISNLKSNIQRLIDSGMVASLLQLLFSVTSVLMTLREPASAILAKVAQSETILVKHDVAQQMLSLLNLSSPVIQTHLLEALNNIASHPTASRVRKKMKENGAIPLLLPLITERDARIRNGALKLIHALSKSTQELTLELDQSHIHTIANIVLTTKSDCEKTAALGILANLPINENRVTEILKQANILPFLASTTTSTPSSIMLSESIASFLIRFTNPNDKKLQHYAAEHGIFPLLIKLLTSTSQCAKSKAALSLAQLSQNTTNMTKSRKLKWLCVPPSSDSFCKVHDRHCTIKGTFCLIKAGAITPLVQILQGEERGADEAVLGCLSTLLRDEIWESGCRHLVEESVVHPIIRVAGCGSFKAQEKALWMLERIFRVESHRDEFGESAENVLIEVAQNGDPMLAPVVAKVLAQLQLLQPQSSYF from the exons ATGGAGGACTTCGAGTCATCGACGATAAACTCGAGATCATCGTCATCGATTCAAACAGAGGTGATTGCAGAGTTCATCGGCAAACTGAGTCCGATTTTGAGCGAGATCAGAGGCTGCGTCGAGGCAGCAGAGGTGCCGGCCTTGGAGAAGGCGATCGCCTCGTTGGAGAGCGACTACGATCGTGCGAGGGCAGCCGTGGACAGCCCTCCCAAGAACATCGAGAGCCTCATACAGAATCTTGGGAGATCGTTGGGGCTCACTCTCTTTGCAAGCCACGAAGCGCCACTGTCGAACAAGGACAAGGTCGAGGCGCTCTGCCGGGAGATGATGAACGTGCGTTTCGAGTCGAGCTCGTGGGATTTTGCCAACGAGGCGGTGGAGACAGAGTTGGAAACAGAGGATGAAACAGGGGACGAAACAGGGGATGAAACAGGGGAGAAAATAGGGGAGAAAACAGGGGAGATCATGGAGGAGACGAGAGAGTTGACGGTTGATGAAGCCATTTTAGAATTAAAGTATGGGAGAGAGGAGGGATTCAAGAATGCTCTTTTTGTTTTGGATGGATTCTTGAAAGATGGGATGATTTCAAGTGAGATGATTTTGGATGAAGATGTGGTGCGGATCTTGTGTTGTCGATTGGCTTCGTGCAAGGGGAACGACCGATTGATCATAATTCGAATGCTGAGATATATTTCTCAACACAATCACCACCACAAG GAAAAGATGAAAGATTCGGAATTCTTGTCTGCGTTGGTGAAATCATTGGCACGAGATGCAGAGGAGCAGAAGGAGGCGGTCGGGCTTCTGCTCAGCCTCTGCGATGACGATGCAGGAGTCATCCGGAGAATCGGGAGGATACAAGGTTGCATAGTGATGTTGGTAGCAATCTCAAATTTAGATGATGAAGAAGCTTCCCATGATGCAAGAATGCTGCTAAATATTATGTCTACCAACACCCAACATGCTCTTCACATGGCTGAAGCTGGTTATTTCAAGCCATTGATCACATATTTAAAACAAG GTTCAGAAATGAGCAAGGTTCTGATGGCAAGCGCGGTGTCAAGATTGGAGCTAACCGATCAAAACAAGGCCGCATTAGGGGAACAAGGGGCGATCGAGCCCCTGGTGAGCATGTTCAAGGAAGGAAACCTAGAGGCGAAGCTGTCCGCCTTGAACGCCCTACAGAGCATATCCAACCTAAAGTCGAACATCCAAAGGCTGATCGACTCTGGGATGGTGGCGTCCCTCCTGCAGCTACTTTTCTCAGTGACATCAGTCTTGATGACACTGAGAGAGCCGGCGTCGGCCATCCTTGCAAAAGTGGCCCAGTCGGAGACCATACTAGTCAAGCACGACGTTGCGCAGCAGATGCTGTCGCTCCTCAACCTCTCGAGCCCCGTCATCCAAACCCATCTTTTGGAGGCCCTAAACAACATAGCCTCACACCCAACCGCTTCCCGGGtcaggaagaagatgaaggagaATGGCGCGATCCCACTCCTCCTCCCGTTGATCACGGAGAGGGACGCCCGGATCAGGAATGGCGCCCTCAAGCTCATCCACGCGCTTTCCAAATCCACACAAGAGCTCACACTGGAGCTAGACCAATCCCATATCCACACCATTGCAAACATAGTTCTAACAACAAAATCAGATTGTGAGAAGACTGCAGCCCTAGGAATCCTTGCAAATCTACCAATCAACGAAAACCGAGTCACTGAGATCCTCAAACAAGCCAATATACTACCTTTTTTGGCCTCAACCACCACTTCAACACCATCATCCATCATGCTATCTGAGAGCATTGCTTCCTTCCTGATCCGTTTCACGAATCCAAACGACAAAAAGCTGCAGCACTACGCGGCTGAACACGGCATATTCCCTCTCCTCATCAAGCTACTCACAAGCACCTCACAATGTGCCAAATCCAAGGCAGCACTCAGCTTAGCCCAACTATCACAAAACACAACAAACATGACCAAATCAAGAAAACTCAAGTGGCTCTGCGTGCCTCCCTCGTCCGATTCATTCTGCAAAGTCCATGACCGACACTGCACGATTAAAGGCACCTTCTGCTTGATCAAAGCAGGGGCGATCACTCCATTGGTACAGATTCTCCAAGGCGAGGAGAGAGGCGCGGATGAGGCTGTATTGGGCTGCTTGTCGACGCTTCTTAGAGACGAGATATGGGAGAGCGGGTGCAGGCATCTGGTGGAGGAATCGGTGGTGCATCCAATCATCAGAGTTGCGGGATGTGGGAGCTTCAAGGCTCAAGAGAAGGCCTTGTGGATGCTGGAGAGGATTTTTAGAGTGGAGAGTCATAGAGATGAGTTTGGCGAATCCGCGGAGAATGTGTTGATTGAGGTGGCGCAGAATGGTGATCCGATGCTCGCGCCGGTGGTGGCCAAGGTTTTGGCACAGCTGCAGCTGTTGCAGCCGCAGTCTAGTTacttttga
- the LOC125186833 gene encoding probable ADP-ribosylation factor GTPase-activating protein AGD11 isoform X2 has protein sequence MSIHEDNTTQTKDSPGSSSCLKMETSSNWSRYSKKWKNSALGARARLEALLSEATNATCADCGAPDPKWVSLTTGAFICIKCSGVHRSLGVHISQVFSVNLDEWTHEQVDGITEMGGNGVVNLKYEAQIPDKYKKPNPNSSAQERTDFIRRKYELHEFFNTPPSSSYHQSCDKKHHNEKPAIHERSHHKKRSEHKSHKKPNSSQAGMVEFVGLIKVSILRGTNLVVRDMVTSDPYVVLSLGNQSMKTRVIKNNINPVWNECLMLSIPSDIPPLKLFLCWQDVYDKDTFSTDDFMGDAVIDIEPLLSVARATESSSTGAVTFQPGRVKQVVCISLQNVERGSIEIELECMPLTQ, from the exons ATGTCTATTCATGAAGACAACACCACACAAACTAAAGATTCTCCAG GTTCCTCCTCCTGTCTTAAAATGGAGACCTCTTCAAATTGGAGTCGCTACTCAAAGAAATGGAAGAATTCTGCTTTAG GTGCACGTGCGAGGCTGGAGGCTTTATTATCTGAAGCTACCAATGCAACTTGTGCAGACTGTGGTGCACCAGATCCCAAATGGGT ATCTCTTACTACTGGAGCTTTTATTTGTATCAAATGTTCTGGAGTTCATAGAAGCCTTGGAGTGCATATATCACAG GTATTCTCTGTGAATCTTGATGAATGGACACACGAGCAAGTTGATGGTATAACTGAAATGGGTGGAAATGGTGTTGTGAACTTGAAATATGAAGCCCAAATTCCTGACAAGTATAAAAAACCAAATCCCAACTCTAGTGCTCAGGAGCGGACTGACTTCATAAG gAGAAAATACGAGCTTCACGAGTTCTTCAACACTCCTCCGTCTTCTTCCTACCACCAAAGTTGCGATAAGAAACACCATAATGAGAAACCCGCAATCCATGAGCGTAGTCACCACAAGAAAAGATCGGAACATAAGTCTCACAAGAAACCTAACTCAAGCCAG GCAGGTATGGTCGAATTTGTAGGGCTGATTAAGGTGAGTATACTGCGAGGCACCAACCTAGTCGTCCGGGATATGGTGACTAGTGACCCCTACGTAGTCCTCTCACTCGGAAATCAG TCAATGAAGACGCGggttataaaaaataacatcaacCCTGTATGGAATGAATGCCTAATGTTGTCAATTCCATCAGATATACCTCCTTTGAAGTTG TTTTTATGTTGGCAGGATGTGTATGACAAGGATACATTCTCAACAGATGATTTTATGGGGGACGCTGTGATTGATATCGAACCACTGCTGTCGGTTGCTAGGGCTACAGAGTCATCCTCCACCGGTGCGGTCACGTTCCAACCGGGTAGAGTTAAGCAAGTTGTTTGCATTTCTTTACAGAATGTTGAACGAGGTTCAATCGAGATCGAGCTTGAGTGTATGCCTCTCACGCAATAG
- the LOC125186833 gene encoding probable ADP-ribosylation factor GTPase-activating protein AGD11 isoform X4 — protein METSSNWSRYSKKWKNSALGARARLEALLSEATNATCADCGAPDPKWVSLTTGAFICIKCSGVHRSLGVHISQVFSVNLDEWTHEQVDGITEMGGNGVVNLKYEAQIPDKYKKPNPNSSAQERTDFIRRKYELHEFFNTPPSSSYHQSCDKKHHNEKPAIHERSHHKKRSEHKSHKKPNSSQAGMVEFVGLIKVSILRGTNLVVRDMVTSDPYVVLSLGNQSMKTRVIKNNINPVWNECLMLSIPSDIPPLKLFLCWQDVYDKDTFSTDDFMGDAVIDIEPLLSVARATESSSTGAVTFQPGRVKQVVCISLQNVERGSIEIELECMPLTQ, from the exons ATGGAGACCTCTTCAAATTGGAGTCGCTACTCAAAGAAATGGAAGAATTCTGCTTTAG GTGCACGTGCGAGGCTGGAGGCTTTATTATCTGAAGCTACCAATGCAACTTGTGCAGACTGTGGTGCACCAGATCCCAAATGGGT ATCTCTTACTACTGGAGCTTTTATTTGTATCAAATGTTCTGGAGTTCATAGAAGCCTTGGAGTGCATATATCACAG GTATTCTCTGTGAATCTTGATGAATGGACACACGAGCAAGTTGATGGTATAACTGAAATGGGTGGAAATGGTGTTGTGAACTTGAAATATGAAGCCCAAATTCCTGACAAGTATAAAAAACCAAATCCCAACTCTAGTGCTCAGGAGCGGACTGACTTCATAAG gAGAAAATACGAGCTTCACGAGTTCTTCAACACTCCTCCGTCTTCTTCCTACCACCAAAGTTGCGATAAGAAACACCATAATGAGAAACCCGCAATCCATGAGCGTAGTCACCACAAGAAAAGATCGGAACATAAGTCTCACAAGAAACCTAACTCAAGCCAG GCAGGTATGGTCGAATTTGTAGGGCTGATTAAGGTGAGTATACTGCGAGGCACCAACCTAGTCGTCCGGGATATGGTGACTAGTGACCCCTACGTAGTCCTCTCACTCGGAAATCAG TCAATGAAGACGCGggttataaaaaataacatcaacCCTGTATGGAATGAATGCCTAATGTTGTCAATTCCATCAGATATACCTCCTTTGAAGTTG TTTTTATGTTGGCAGGATGTGTATGACAAGGATACATTCTCAACAGATGATTTTATGGGGGACGCTGTGATTGATATCGAACCACTGCTGTCGGTTGCTAGGGCTACAGAGTCATCCTCCACCGGTGCGGTCACGTTCCAACCGGGTAGAGTTAAGCAAGTTGTTTGCATTTCTTTACAGAATGTTGAACGAGGTTCAATCGAGATCGAGCTTGAGTGTATGCCTCTCACGCAATAG
- the LOC125186833 gene encoding probable ADP-ribosylation factor GTPase-activating protein AGD11 isoform X3 yields MKTTPHKLKILQCVVYSGSSSCLKMETSSNWSRYSKKWKNSALGARARLEALLSEATNATCADCGAPDPKWVSLTTGAFICIKCSGVHRSLGVHISQVFSVNLDEWTHEQVDGITEMGGNGVVNLKYEAQIPDKYKKPNPNSSAQERTDFIRRKYELHEFFNTPPSSSYHQSCDKKHHNEKPAIHERSHHKKRSEHKSHKKPNSSQAGMVEFVGLIKVSILRGTNLVVRDMVTSDPYVVLSLGNQSMKTRVIKNNINPVWNECLMLSIPSDIPPLKLDVYDKDTFSTDDFMGDAVIDIEPLLSVARATESSSTGAVTFQPGRVKQVVCISLQNVERGSIEIELECMPLTQ; encoded by the exons ATGAAGACAACACCACACAAACTAAAGATTCTCCAG TGTGTTGTTTACTCAGGTTCCTCCTCCTGTCTTAAAATGGAGACCTCTTCAAATTGGAGTCGCTACTCAAAGAAATGGAAGAATTCTGCTTTAG GTGCACGTGCGAGGCTGGAGGCTTTATTATCTGAAGCTACCAATGCAACTTGTGCAGACTGTGGTGCACCAGATCCCAAATGGGT ATCTCTTACTACTGGAGCTTTTATTTGTATCAAATGTTCTGGAGTTCATAGAAGCCTTGGAGTGCATATATCACAG GTATTCTCTGTGAATCTTGATGAATGGACACACGAGCAAGTTGATGGTATAACTGAAATGGGTGGAAATGGTGTTGTGAACTTGAAATATGAAGCCCAAATTCCTGACAAGTATAAAAAACCAAATCCCAACTCTAGTGCTCAGGAGCGGACTGACTTCATAAG gAGAAAATACGAGCTTCACGAGTTCTTCAACACTCCTCCGTCTTCTTCCTACCACCAAAGTTGCGATAAGAAACACCATAATGAGAAACCCGCAATCCATGAGCGTAGTCACCACAAGAAAAGATCGGAACATAAGTCTCACAAGAAACCTAACTCAAGCCAG GCAGGTATGGTCGAATTTGTAGGGCTGATTAAGGTGAGTATACTGCGAGGCACCAACCTAGTCGTCCGGGATATGGTGACTAGTGACCCCTACGTAGTCCTCTCACTCGGAAATCAG TCAATGAAGACGCGggttataaaaaataacatcaacCCTGTATGGAATGAATGCCTAATGTTGTCAATTCCATCAGATATACCTCCTTTGAAGTTG GATGTGTATGACAAGGATACATTCTCAACAGATGATTTTATGGGGGACGCTGTGATTGATATCGAACCACTGCTGTCGGTTGCTAGGGCTACAGAGTCATCCTCCACCGGTGCGGTCACGTTCCAACCGGGTAGAGTTAAGCAAGTTGTTTGCATTTCTTTACAGAATGTTGAACGAGGTTCAATCGAGATCGAGCTTGAGTGTATGCCTCTCACGCAATAG
- the LOC125186062 gene encoding U-box domain-containing protein 44-like isoform X1: MEDFESSTINSRSSSSIQTEVIAEFIGKLSPILSEIRGCVEAAEVPALEKAIASLESDYDRARAAVDSPPKNIESLIQNLGRSLGLTLFASHEAPLSNKDKVEALCREMMNVRFESSSWDFANEAVETELETEDETGDETGDETGEKIGEKTGEIMEETRELTVDEAILELKYGREEGFKNALFVLDGFLKDGMISSEMILDEDVVRILCCRLASCKGNDRLIIIRMLRYISQHNHHHKQHSVQEKMKDSEFLSALVKSLARDAEEQKEAVGLLLSLCDDDAGVIRRIGRIQGCIVMLVAISNLDDEEASHDARMLLNIMSTNTQHALHMAEAGYFKPLITYLKQGSEMSKVLMASAVSRLELTDQNKAALGEQGAIEPLVSMFKEGNLEAKLSALNALQSISNLKSNIQRLIDSGMVASLLQLLFSVTSVLMTLREPASAILAKVAQSETILVKHDVAQQMLSLLNLSSPVIQTHLLEALNNIASHPTASRVRKKMKENGAIPLLLPLITERDARIRNGALKLIHALSKSTQELTLELDQSHIHTIANIVLTTKSDCEKTAALGILANLPINENRVTEILKQANILPFLASTTTSTPSSIMLSESIASFLIRFTNPNDKKLQHYAAEHGIFPLLIKLLTSTSQCAKSKAALSLAQLSQNTTNMTKSRKLKWLCVPPSSDSFCKVHDRHCTIKGTFCLIKAGAITPLVQILQGEERGADEAVLGCLSTLLRDEIWESGCRHLVEESVVHPIIRVAGCGSFKAQEKALWMLERIFRVESHRDEFGESAENVLIEVAQNGDPMLAPVVAKVLAQLQLLQPQSSYF; the protein is encoded by the exons ATGGAGGACTTCGAGTCATCGACGATAAACTCGAGATCATCGTCATCGATTCAAACAGAGGTGATTGCAGAGTTCATCGGCAAACTGAGTCCGATTTTGAGCGAGATCAGAGGCTGCGTCGAGGCAGCAGAGGTGCCGGCCTTGGAGAAGGCGATCGCCTCGTTGGAGAGCGACTACGATCGTGCGAGGGCAGCCGTGGACAGCCCTCCCAAGAACATCGAGAGCCTCATACAGAATCTTGGGAGATCGTTGGGGCTCACTCTCTTTGCAAGCCACGAAGCGCCACTGTCGAACAAGGACAAGGTCGAGGCGCTCTGCCGGGAGATGATGAACGTGCGTTTCGAGTCGAGCTCGTGGGATTTTGCCAACGAGGCGGTGGAGACAGAGTTGGAAACAGAGGATGAAACAGGGGACGAAACAGGGGATGAAACAGGGGAGAAAATAGGGGAGAAAACAGGGGAGATCATGGAGGAGACGAGAGAGTTGACGGTTGATGAAGCCATTTTAGAATTAAAGTATGGGAGAGAGGAGGGATTCAAGAATGCTCTTTTTGTTTTGGATGGATTCTTGAAAGATGGGATGATTTCAAGTGAGATGATTTTGGATGAAGATGTGGTGCGGATCTTGTGTTGTCGATTGGCTTCGTGCAAGGGGAACGACCGATTGATCATAATTCGAATGCTGAGATATATTTCTCAACACAATCACCACCACAAG CAACATAGTGTGCAGGAAAAGATGAAAGATTCGGAATTCTTGTCTGCGTTGGTGAAATCATTGGCACGAGATGCAGAGGAGCAGAAGGAGGCGGTCGGGCTTCTGCTCAGCCTCTGCGATGACGATGCAGGAGTCATCCGGAGAATCGGGAGGATACAAGGTTGCATAGTGATGTTGGTAGCAATCTCAAATTTAGATGATGAAGAAGCTTCCCATGATGCAAGAATGCTGCTAAATATTATGTCTACCAACACCCAACATGCTCTTCACATGGCTGAAGCTGGTTATTTCAAGCCATTGATCACATATTTAAAACAAG GTTCAGAAATGAGCAAGGTTCTGATGGCAAGCGCGGTGTCAAGATTGGAGCTAACCGATCAAAACAAGGCCGCATTAGGGGAACAAGGGGCGATCGAGCCCCTGGTGAGCATGTTCAAGGAAGGAAACCTAGAGGCGAAGCTGTCCGCCTTGAACGCCCTACAGAGCATATCCAACCTAAAGTCGAACATCCAAAGGCTGATCGACTCTGGGATGGTGGCGTCCCTCCTGCAGCTACTTTTCTCAGTGACATCAGTCTTGATGACACTGAGAGAGCCGGCGTCGGCCATCCTTGCAAAAGTGGCCCAGTCGGAGACCATACTAGTCAAGCACGACGTTGCGCAGCAGATGCTGTCGCTCCTCAACCTCTCGAGCCCCGTCATCCAAACCCATCTTTTGGAGGCCCTAAACAACATAGCCTCACACCCAACCGCTTCCCGGGtcaggaagaagatgaaggagaATGGCGCGATCCCACTCCTCCTCCCGTTGATCACGGAGAGGGACGCCCGGATCAGGAATGGCGCCCTCAAGCTCATCCACGCGCTTTCCAAATCCACACAAGAGCTCACACTGGAGCTAGACCAATCCCATATCCACACCATTGCAAACATAGTTCTAACAACAAAATCAGATTGTGAGAAGACTGCAGCCCTAGGAATCCTTGCAAATCTACCAATCAACGAAAACCGAGTCACTGAGATCCTCAAACAAGCCAATATACTACCTTTTTTGGCCTCAACCACCACTTCAACACCATCATCCATCATGCTATCTGAGAGCATTGCTTCCTTCCTGATCCGTTTCACGAATCCAAACGACAAAAAGCTGCAGCACTACGCGGCTGAACACGGCATATTCCCTCTCCTCATCAAGCTACTCACAAGCACCTCACAATGTGCCAAATCCAAGGCAGCACTCAGCTTAGCCCAACTATCACAAAACACAACAAACATGACCAAATCAAGAAAACTCAAGTGGCTCTGCGTGCCTCCCTCGTCCGATTCATTCTGCAAAGTCCATGACCGACACTGCACGATTAAAGGCACCTTCTGCTTGATCAAAGCAGGGGCGATCACTCCATTGGTACAGATTCTCCAAGGCGAGGAGAGAGGCGCGGATGAGGCTGTATTGGGCTGCTTGTCGACGCTTCTTAGAGACGAGATATGGGAGAGCGGGTGCAGGCATCTGGTGGAGGAATCGGTGGTGCATCCAATCATCAGAGTTGCGGGATGTGGGAGCTTCAAGGCTCAAGAGAAGGCCTTGTGGATGCTGGAGAGGATTTTTAGAGTGGAGAGTCATAGAGATGAGTTTGGCGAATCCGCGGAGAATGTGTTGATTGAGGTGGCGCAGAATGGTGATCCGATGCTCGCGCCGGTGGTGGCCAAGGTTTTGGCACAGCTGCAGCTGTTGCAGCCGCAGTCTAGTTacttttga